A portion of the Catalinimonas alkaloidigena genome contains these proteins:
- a CDS encoding NADP-dependent isocitrate dehydrogenase, whose product MSDKVKIVVANGDGIGPEIMDATLRILDAAGAPLDIATIEIGEKVYKQGVSAGIQADAWDLLRDRKVFLKAPITTPQGGGYKSLNVTTRKTLGLYANVRPCQSFHPYIVTRHPSMNLVIIRENEEDLYAGIEHQQTAEVVQCLKLISRPGCEKIVRYAFEYARAYGRKKVTCMTKDNIMKMSDGLFHRVFDEIGKEYPDINQEHWIIDIGSALIADTPERFDVIVTLNLYGDIISDIAAQVAGSVGLGGSANIGDQCAMFEAIHGSAPTIAGQNIANPSGLLNAAIMMLVHVNLPEVAAKINNAWLCTLEDGIHTADIFKMHVSEKKVGTREFADAVIERMGKLPKHFAPVSYSDAPKARVTEKQTVHQTKAKELIGIDLFLDWSNGAAQELGDRLAQVPQDGLKLLTITNRGVKAWPDDIPGKSFTDHWCCRFTRKDESAAVTKAQLMQLMQEVTDAGYDIVKTENLYYFDGVRGYSLGQGE is encoded by the coding sequence ATGTCAGACAAAGTAAAAATAGTTGTTGCCAACGGCGATGGAATCGGACCGGAAATTATGGACGCCACCTTGCGCATACTGGATGCAGCGGGTGCTCCTCTGGACATTGCTACCATTGAAATAGGTGAAAAAGTATATAAGCAGGGCGTAAGTGCGGGCATTCAGGCCGACGCCTGGGACCTGCTGCGCGACCGGAAAGTATTTTTAAAAGCACCGATCACCACACCGCAGGGCGGCGGCTACAAAAGCCTGAACGTCACGACGCGTAAAACTTTGGGGTTGTACGCAAACGTACGTCCCTGTCAGTCGTTTCACCCCTACATCGTGACGCGCCACCCTTCCATGAATCTGGTGATCATCCGGGAGAACGAAGAGGACCTTTACGCCGGCATCGAGCACCAGCAGACCGCCGAGGTAGTGCAGTGCCTGAAGCTGATCAGCCGACCGGGGTGTGAGAAGATTGTCCGTTACGCCTTCGAGTACGCCCGCGCCTACGGCCGCAAGAAAGTGACGTGCATGACGAAGGACAACATCATGAAGATGAGCGACGGGTTGTTCCACCGCGTGTTTGACGAGATTGGGAAGGAATACCCGGACATTAATCAGGAACACTGGATCATCGACATCGGGTCGGCCCTGATCGCCGATACGCCCGAGCGTTTCGACGTGATCGTAACGCTGAACCTCTACGGCGACATCATTTCGGACATCGCCGCACAAGTGGCGGGCTCGGTCGGCCTGGGGGGCTCGGCCAACATTGGTGACCAGTGTGCCATGTTTGAGGCCATTCACGGCTCAGCTCCTACCATTGCGGGACAAAACATCGCCAACCCTTCTGGCCTGCTGAACGCCGCCATCATGATGCTGGTGCACGTCAACCTGCCCGAAGTAGCGGCCAAGATCAACAACGCGTGGCTTTGTACCTTGGAAGACGGGATTCATACCGCCGATATTTTCAAGATGCACGTCAGCGAAAAGAAAGTCGGGACGCGCGAATTTGCCGATGCCGTGATCGAGCGGATGGGCAAGCTGCCGAAACATTTTGCGCCGGTCAGTTACTCGGATGCGCCCAAAGCACGTGTGACAGAGAAACAGACGGTGCACCAGACCAAGGCCAAAGAATTGATCGGCATCGACTTGTTCCTGGATTGGAGTAATGGGGCGGCGCAGGAGTTGGGCGATCGGTTGGCACAGGTACCGCAAGACGGGTTGAAGCTGCTGACCATTACGAACCGCGGCGTAAAAGCCTGGCCGGACGACATTCCCGGCAAATCGTTCACGGACCATTGGTGCTGCCGTTTTACGCGCAAGGACGAGAGTGCGGCAGTCACCAAAGCGCAACTGATGCAACTGATGCAGGAAGTGACCGACGCGGGCTACGACATCGTGAAGACCGAAAATCTGTACTATTTCGATGGGGTTCGGGGCTACTCGCTCGGGCAAGGAGAATAA
- the rlmN gene encoding 23S rRNA (adenine(2503)-C(2))-methyltransferase RlmN, with product MQTPSSTLPDIRKADDHALQQFLTSVGEKPFRAKQIQQWLWQKSAHSFDEMSNLSRALREQLEAHYALRPVRVDSQQQSGDGTVKSAFRLWDSHLVEGVLIPTDTRMTACISSQVGCSLTCKFCATGYMERKRNLDAAEIYDQVVLIRQQAETFYQKPLTNIVYMGMGEPLLNYANVLQSIDYLTSPSGLNMASHRITVSTAGIAKMIRKLGDDQVKFNLALSLHAANDQKRNQIMPINESNSLVALRDALKYFYNKTKNPVTFEYIVFYNFNDTLKDAEELYRFTRHFPCKVNIIEYNPIAEASFVNTGEDRLNSFRDYLAKRGVTVNVRRSRGKDIDAACGQLAIKERQGA from the coding sequence ATGCAAACCCCTTCTTCTACATTACCCGACATCCGTAAGGCCGACGACCACGCCTTGCAACAATTTTTGACTTCGGTAGGCGAAAAACCGTTCCGTGCCAAGCAGATTCAGCAATGGCTATGGCAAAAGTCGGCGCATAGCTTCGACGAGATGTCCAACCTTTCGCGTGCGTTGCGCGAGCAACTGGAGGCCCATTATGCCCTGCGTCCTGTCCGGGTCGACAGCCAACAACAGAGTGGCGATGGAACGGTCAAATCAGCCTTTCGGCTGTGGGATAGTCATTTGGTGGAAGGAGTGCTGATTCCGACCGATACCCGCATGACGGCTTGTATTTCGTCGCAGGTAGGTTGTTCGTTAACGTGCAAGTTTTGTGCGACGGGTTACATGGAACGCAAGCGAAACCTGGATGCCGCGGAGATTTACGACCAGGTTGTGCTGATCCGCCAACAAGCGGAAACGTTCTATCAGAAACCGCTCACCAACATCGTGTACATGGGAATGGGCGAACCGTTGCTGAATTACGCAAACGTGCTGCAGTCGATCGACTACCTCACCTCGCCATCGGGTCTGAACATGGCTTCGCACCGCATTACGGTCTCTACTGCCGGCATTGCCAAGATGATTCGCAAACTGGGCGACGATCAGGTCAAATTTAACCTGGCCCTTTCGCTGCATGCCGCCAACGATCAGAAGCGCAATCAGATTATGCCCATTAATGAGAGCAACTCGTTGGTAGCGTTGCGCGATGCGCTGAAGTACTTTTACAATAAAACAAAAAATCCGGTTACATTCGAATACATCGTCTTTTATAATTTCAACGATACCTTAAAAGACGCCGAAGAACTGTACCGGTTCACGCGCCACTTCCCCTGCAAAGTCAACATCATCGAATACAACCCTATCGCCGAAGCCAGCTTTGTCAATACCGGCGAAGACCGGCTCAATAGTTTCCGGGATTACCTGGCGAAGCGTGGCGTCACGGTCAACGTGCGGCGCAGCCGGGGCAAAGACATTGATGCGGCGTGCGGTCAACTGGCGATCAAGGAACGGCAGGGCGCGTGA
- a CDS encoding group III truncated hemoglobin — translation MTADLSTSQDVRNVIDSFCERLRRDEMISRYFQYVDWKSNLPQMYSYWSSLLLGRKEESRSEGRPFPKHMMMLGLTETQFQRWIQLFYKAIDEKYKGEKAAKMKLNIHALTLALQSRLHVMNADD, via the coding sequence ATGACAGCAGATCTAAGTACAAGCCAAGATGTTCGGAACGTAATCGATTCCTTCTGCGAAAGATTACGTCGGGATGAGATGATCTCTCGTTATTTCCAGTACGTAGACTGGAAGTCGAACTTGCCTCAAATGTACAGCTATTGGTCGTCGCTTCTGTTGGGTAGAAAAGAAGAAAGCCGTTCGGAAGGACGTCCTTTCCCGAAGCATATGATGATGCTCGGGTTAACCGAAACCCAGTTTCAGCGTTGGATTCAGCTTTTTTATAAGGCCATTGATGAGAAATACAAAGGGGAAAAAGCCGCGAAGATGAAATTGAACATCCACGCGCTCACCCTGGCTTTGCAGTCGCGGTTGCATGTTATGAACGCAGACGACTGA
- a CDS encoding TVP38/TMEM64 family protein: MHRIFSFLRTNRAAFYWMLWLSVAPLLVSSVLVVGAIQYETQVADFSTWTWSGVFAAFALSMALGVTPTTFIALLTGYFLGFQALLGSVPAYTIAAWLGYLVARQLDGGTFLQSLHQFEKVQRTLQMLRADNAQVVVLARLSPVLPFAVMNVLFAMLRMRLRTVLLAGTVGMLPRTVLMTAIGQQAFQLRNVLEEGGGVTERVVVVALVLFSLVGLTFYIRRAMKKATSAER; this comes from the coding sequence ATGCACCGTATCTTTTCCTTTCTGCGTACCAACCGTGCTGCCTTTTACTGGATGCTCTGGCTCAGCGTGGCTCCGCTGTTGGTCAGCAGCGTGTTGGTCGTAGGAGCCATTCAATACGAAACACAGGTGGCCGATTTTTCGACCTGGACCTGGAGCGGTGTATTCGCGGCGTTTGCGTTGAGCATGGCGCTGGGCGTCACCCCCACCACCTTTATCGCTCTGTTGACAGGCTATTTCCTGGGATTTCAGGCGTTGCTGGGGAGCGTACCGGCCTATACGATTGCTGCCTGGTTGGGATACCTCGTTGCCCGGCAGTTGGACGGCGGCACCTTCCTGCAAAGTTTACATCAGTTCGAGAAGGTCCAACGAACGCTACAGATGTTACGTGCCGACAATGCACAGGTCGTCGTGCTGGCGCGGTTGTCGCCGGTACTGCCCTTTGCGGTGATGAATGTTCTGTTCGCGATGCTCCGCATGCGACTACGAACCGTTCTTCTGGCAGGTACTGTCGGGATGCTGCCCCGGACTGTGTTGATGACTGCCATCGGCCAACAGGCATTTCAATTGCGCAATGTGCTGGAAGAGGGGGGGGGCGTGACCGAACGCGTGGTCGTCGTGGCGCTGGTGCTGTTTTCGCTGGTGGGGCTGACCTTTTACATCCGGCGCGCCATGAAAAAAGCCACGTCGGCAGAACGCTAA
- a CDS encoding cystathionine gamma-synthase: MKFGTKAIHAGVEPDPSTGAVMTPIFQTSTYAQTSPGRHKGYEYSRTHNPTRTVAQRNIAALENGKFAFCFATGMAATDTVVKLLKPGDEVVATNDLYGGTYRLFTKVYEAYGIRFKFVNMHDLENIRAAITDQTRLLWLETPTNPLLKVIDIAGAVAIAKERNVMVAVDNTFATPYLQTPLDLGVDIVMHSLTKYMAGHSDVVMGSLVVNDEKLAERIAFLQNSVGATPGPQDCFLLLRGIKTLHLRMQRHCENARVIAEYLRSHPKVGQVYWPGLEDHPGHAIAKKQMRDFGGMVSFVLKNDDLEEAKRVMESIELFTLAESLGGVESICTHPASMTHASIPKEEREKNGLKDSLIRLSVGVEDVEDLVEDLKQAIG, encoded by the coding sequence ATGAAATTCGGAACCAAAGCTATTCACGCCGGCGTCGAGCCCGATCCCTCAACCGGAGCGGTAATGACGCCCATTTTTCAAACGTCTACCTACGCCCAAACCTCACCGGGTCGCCACAAAGGTTACGAATATTCGCGTACGCATAACCCTACCCGCACTGTAGCGCAACGCAACATTGCAGCCCTGGAAAACGGAAAGTTTGCCTTCTGCTTTGCGACGGGCATGGCCGCTACCGATACGGTCGTCAAACTCCTGAAGCCCGGCGACGAGGTGGTGGCAACCAACGACTTGTACGGCGGGACGTACCGACTCTTTACCAAAGTATACGAAGCGTACGGAATTCGTTTCAAGTTCGTCAACATGCACGACCTAGAGAACATCCGGGCCGCCATTACCGACCAGACGCGCCTTCTCTGGCTGGAAACGCCCACCAATCCGCTGCTGAAAGTCATTGACATCGCCGGTGCGGTGGCGATCGCCAAAGAGCGCAACGTGATGGTAGCCGTCGACAATACGTTCGCGACGCCTTACCTGCAAACGCCGCTTGACTTAGGTGTGGACATTGTGATGCACTCGTTGACCAAGTACATGGCTGGTCACTCAGACGTGGTGATGGGCTCGCTTGTGGTCAACGACGAAAAGCTGGCAGAGCGCATCGCCTTTCTGCAAAACTCCGTTGGGGCAACGCCCGGCCCACAGGATTGTTTCCTGTTGCTGCGGGGCATCAAAACCCTGCACCTCCGCATGCAACGCCACTGCGAAAACGCCCGCGTCATTGCCGAGTATCTGCGTAGCCACCCGAAAGTAGGGCAGGTTTACTGGCCCGGTCTGGAGGACCATCCGGGTCACGCCATTGCCAAAAAGCAGATGCGCGACTTTGGAGGCATGGTTTCGTTTGTCCTGAAGAACGATGATCTGGAAGAAGCCAAGCGTGTGATGGAAAGTATCGAGTTGTTCACCCTGGCCGAATCGCTCGGAGGGGTCGAATCCATTTGTACTCACCCCGCCAGCATGACCCACGCCAGCATTCCCAAAGAGGAACGCGAGAAAAACGGCCTGAAAGATTCTCTCATTCGCCTTTCGGTCGGTGTGGAAGATGTCGAAGATCTGGTGGAAGACCTAAAGCAAGCCATTGGCTAA
- a CDS encoding OmpA family protein, translating into MSTFTRSLTTLLLAVALLSSCVTRKRYDDLTAEKTQLESGLEACETRLAQLEEEMQQRNRAYSSLQENNRRLAEDSARLNQSYVKQKTLYDELNNTYEELIRNHNRLLSNSTAEANKLSGTLAEREQALIATEQRLQESRREIDELSNNLKAREERVKELEKVLADKEAAVNDLRTRVSNALLNFTEKDLTVDIRNGKVYVSLSEQLLFKSGSYAVDRKGVDALKKLAPILREQSDVSIMVEGHTDDVPIKTQCIADNWDLSALRATSIVRLLNEDGVDGARLIAAGRGEFVPIAEGKTATARQQNRRTEIILTPKLDELLQILEN; encoded by the coding sequence ATGTCCACCTTTACTCGATCGCTGACCACCCTGCTGCTGGCGGTGGCGCTATTGTCCAGTTGTGTTACCCGGAAACGTTACGACGACCTGACTGCCGAAAAAACGCAGTTGGAATCAGGGCTGGAAGCCTGCGAAACGCGCTTGGCGCAGTTGGAAGAAGAAATGCAGCAACGCAACCGGGCCTATAGTTCGCTTCAGGAGAACAACCGCCGCTTGGCTGAAGATTCAGCGCGTTTGAACCAATCGTATGTGAAGCAAAAGACGCTCTACGACGAGCTAAACAATACGTACGAAGAGTTGATTCGCAACCACAACCGCCTGTTGTCCAACAGCACGGCCGAAGCCAACAAGCTAAGCGGAACGCTGGCCGAACGCGAGCAGGCCCTGATTGCCACGGAGCAACGCTTGCAGGAGAGCCGCCGCGAAATCGACGAGCTGAGTAATAACCTGAAGGCCCGCGAAGAACGGGTGAAGGAACTGGAGAAGGTGCTGGCCGACAAGGAGGCTGCCGTGAACGATCTGCGGACGCGCGTCAGCAACGCTCTCCTCAATTTTACGGAGAAAGACCTGACGGTCGACATCCGCAACGGGAAGGTGTATGTTTCGCTTTCAGAGCAATTGCTTTTTAAGTCAGGTAGTTACGCGGTAGACCGCAAAGGGGTAGACGCCCTGAAAAAGCTGGCACCCATCCTGCGAGAGCAGAGCGACGTGAGCATTATGGTGGAAGGTCATACCGACGATGTGCCGATCAAAACCCAGTGCATTGCCGATAACTGGGACCTGAGCGCCCTGCGGGCCACTTCGATCGTGCGGCTGCTGAACGAAGACGGTGTGGACGGTGCACGGCTGATCGCAGCCGGGCGCGGAGAGTTTGTGCCGATCGCCGAAGGCAAAACTGCTACAGCCCGCCAGCAGAATCGTCGGACTGAAATCATCCTGACGCCAAAGCTGGACGAGCTTCTGCAAATCCTGGAGAACTAG
- a CDS encoding SDR family oxidoreductase, protein MMYNEPMLKEGALRGKTILVTGGGTGLGRSMGKYFLELGATLVIASRKLDVLEQTARELEESTGGTVLPLACDVRNHLDVENTLKAILDRFGKLDVLVNNAAGNFISPTERLSPKGFDVIVDIVLKGTYNFTLTCGQHWIQQQQRASILNIVTTYAWTGSGYVAPSACAKAGVLALTRSLAAEWGKYGIRSNAIAPGPFPTEGAWSRLLPKELDEKIDLKKRIPLGRYGDHQELANLAAYLVSDYASYVNGEVVTIDGGEWLYGAGEFNHLDQIPAPMWDSLEKAVRGKK, encoded by the coding sequence ATGATGTACAATGAACCAATGCTAAAAGAGGGGGCTTTGCGTGGCAAAACCATTCTGGTTACCGGTGGCGGTACGGGCCTGGGCCGCTCGATGGGCAAGTATTTTCTGGAGCTGGGGGCCACGCTGGTCATCGCCAGCCGAAAGCTCGATGTGCTGGAGCAAACCGCCCGCGAACTGGAAGAAAGCACGGGAGGCACGGTCCTGCCACTTGCTTGCGACGTCCGAAATCATCTGGACGTAGAAAACACCCTGAAGGCGATTCTCGACCGCTTCGGGAAGCTGGACGTGCTGGTCAACAACGCCGCCGGCAACTTTATCAGCCCGACGGAACGGCTCTCACCAAAGGGCTTCGATGTTATCGTCGACATTGTGCTGAAAGGTACTTACAACTTTACGCTCACCTGCGGCCAACACTGGATACAGCAGCAGCAACGGGCTTCCATTCTGAACATCGTGACGACCTACGCCTGGACAGGCTCGGGCTACGTAGCGCCGTCGGCTTGCGCAAAGGCGGGCGTGTTGGCCCTGACTCGCTCGCTGGCCGCCGAATGGGGCAAATACGGCATTCGCTCCAACGCCATTGCCCCCGGCCCCTTTCCGACCGAAGGGGCGTGGAGTCGTCTGCTGCCGAAAGAACTAGACGAGAAGATTGACCTGAAGAAACGCATTCCGCTGGGACGCTACGGCGATCATCAGGAACTGGCTAACCTAGCCGCTTATCTGGTTTCGGATTACGCGTCGTACGTTAACGGCGAGGTAGTAACCATCGACGGGGGCGAGTGGCTCTACGGAGCCGGGGAGTTCAATCACCTGGATCAGATCCCGGCCCCGATGTGGGACTCGCTCGAAAAAGCGGTTCGCGGTAAAAAATAA
- the typA gene encoding translational GTPase TypA has product MQNIRNVAIIAHVDHGKTTLVDKIIHASKIFRENQQFEDLILDNNDLERERGITIVSKNVSVRYKDVKINIIDTPGHADFGGEVERVLKMADGVLLLVDAFEGPMPQTRFVLGKALQLGLTPIVVVNKVDKLNCRPDEVHEAVFDLMFNLDATEEQLDFVTLYGSSKQGWMSEDWKQPTEDITPLLDAIVAHIPPAPVREGTPQLQITSLDYSAYVGRIAIGRVHRGTLKEGQAVSLCKADGSMKKSRIKEIQVFEGLGRVKVAEVSSGDICAITGIEGFEIGDTIADADNPEPLARISIDEPTMSMLFTINNSPFFGKEGKFVTSRHLRDRLYRETEKNLALRIQETESEDRFLVYGRGILHLSVLIETMRREGYELQVGQPQVLYKEVDGQRLEPMETLVVDVPEESSGKVIELASQRKGELVVMEPKGDLQHLEFNIPSRGLIGLRNQVLTATAGEAVMTHRFRAYEPYKGSIPERINGSLISMETGVGTPYAIDKLQDRGVFFVDPGEDVYAGQVIGEHTRPNDLEVNIQKGKKLTNIRASGSDDSVRIAPKQQFSLEEAMEYIQKDEYIEVTPKSIRLRKIYLDPNERKRMAQKQG; this is encoded by the coding sequence ATGCAAAACATTCGTAACGTCGCTATCATCGCGCACGTCGACCACGGCAAAACGACGCTAGTCGACAAGATTATCCACGCTTCCAAGATCTTCCGGGAGAACCAACAGTTTGAGGACCTGATCCTTGACAACAACGACCTGGAACGCGAGCGAGGAATCACCATTGTGTCCAAGAACGTTTCAGTACGTTACAAGGACGTTAAAATCAACATCATCGATACTCCGGGCCACGCCGACTTTGGCGGCGAAGTGGAGCGGGTCTTGAAGATGGCCGACGGCGTGCTGCTGCTGGTGGATGCGTTCGAGGGCCCTATGCCCCAGACGCGGTTCGTCCTGGGCAAGGCGCTACAACTGGGCCTGACGCCCATTGTGGTAGTCAACAAGGTCGATAAGCTGAACTGCCGTCCCGACGAGGTGCACGAAGCAGTCTTCGACCTGATGTTCAACCTGGACGCGACCGAGGAGCAACTGGACTTCGTAACGTTGTACGGCTCGTCTAAACAGGGCTGGATGAGCGAAGACTGGAAACAGCCGACCGAGGACATCACGCCGCTGCTCGACGCCATCGTGGCGCACATTCCGCCGGCTCCTGTGCGGGAAGGAACGCCGCAGTTGCAGATTACGTCGCTCGACTATTCGGCGTACGTAGGGCGGATTGCCATCGGACGGGTACACCGCGGCACGCTTAAAGAAGGGCAGGCCGTTTCGCTTTGCAAAGCCGACGGCTCGATGAAAAAATCGCGCATCAAAGAAATTCAGGTCTTTGAAGGGCTGGGTCGCGTAAAAGTGGCAGAAGTGTCGTCTGGCGACATCTGTGCCATCACCGGCATCGAAGGGTTTGAGATTGGAGACACCATCGCCGACGCCGACAATCCGGAACCGCTGGCGCGCATCTCGATCGACGAGCCGACGATGAGCATGTTGTTTACGATCAACAACTCGCCGTTTTTTGGCAAAGAAGGCAAGTTCGTGACGTCGCGTCACCTGCGCGACCGTCTTTACCGCGAAACGGAGAAAAACCTGGCGTTGCGCATTCAGGAGACCGAAAGCGAAGACCGGTTTCTGGTCTACGGCCGTGGCATTCTTCACTTGTCGGTTCTGATCGAAACCATGCGTCGCGAGGGGTATGAGCTGCAGGTAGGACAACCGCAGGTACTTTACAAAGAGGTGGACGGCCAACGGCTGGAGCCGATGGAAACGTTGGTGGTCGATGTGCCGGAAGAGTCGTCCGGTAAGGTGATCGAACTGGCGTCGCAGCGGAAAGGCGAGCTGGTGGTGATGGAGCCGAAAGGGGATCTGCAACACCTGGAATTCAACATTCCGTCACGCGGGCTGATCGGCTTGCGGAACCAGGTACTGACCGCAACGGCGGGCGAAGCCGTAATGACGCACCGCTTTCGTGCCTATGAACCTTACAAGGGTTCGATTCCGGAACGAATTAACGGATCGCTGATCTCGATGGAGACGGGCGTTGGTACGCCTTATGCCATCGACAAGCTGCAAGACCGCGGCGTTTTCTTCGTAGATCCGGGTGAGGATGTCTATGCCGGACAGGTGATCGGGGAGCACACCCGGCCGAACGATCTGGAGGTGAACATCCAGAAAGGCAAGAAACTGACCAACATTCGGGCGTCTGGCTCGGACGACAGCGTCCGCATTGCGCCCAAGCAGCAGTTCTCGCTGGAAGAAGCCATGGAGTATATACAAAAAGATGAATATATCGAAGTGACTCCCAAGTCGATCCGCCTCCGCAAGATCTATCTCGACCCCAACGAGCGTAAGCGAATGGCTCAGAAACAAGGATAA
- the metG gene encoding methionine--tRNA ligase, with protein sequence MAEEKNYSRYTVTAALPYANGPLHIGHIAGVYVPADIYVRYRRLRGDDVVFVCGSDEHGVPITIRAQKEGVTPQQIADKYDGIIRNAFQEFGIAFDIYARTSNPVHHETAAEFFKTLYDKGEFVEQASEQFYDEEAGQFLADRYIQGICPVCSFDRAYGDQCENCGSTLSPSELKEPRSMLSGSKPVLKTTRHWYLPLDKYEPWLREWILEGHKEWKPNVYGQCKSWLDGGLQPRAMTRDLDWGVKVPLPNTEGKVLYVWFDAPIGYVSATKEWAAREGVDWKPYWQSDSTKLVHFIGKDNIVFHCIIFPAILHAHGDYILPDNVPANEFLNLEGEKISTSRNWAVWLHEYLEDFPDKQDVLRYMLCATAPETKDNDFTWKEFQARNNNELVAVLGNFVNRALVLTHKYFEGKVPPRGQLFEVDTEAIDELKTFPSRIATSLEGYRFREAMQTFMDLARLGNKYLADTEPWQVIKTNKERTGTILNIGLQIAANLAVLGAPLLPFTAEKINALLNLSVLTWQQGGSADLLAAGATLEKPTLLFTKIEDEAIEQQLQKLNATRRANTPPSTLAAAPPVSEPGPAGRDGKPLDPARPEIVYDDFAKLDVRVATILAAERVPKTDKLMKLTLDTGLDQRTVVSGIAEYHQPEAIIGKQVCVLVNLAPRKLKGIESQGMILMAEDSDGRLVFVAPDQSVAPGSGVS encoded by the coding sequence ATGGCTGAAGAAAAGAATTATTCTCGATATACCGTAACGGCGGCGCTGCCCTACGCCAACGGCCCCCTCCACATTGGGCACATTGCGGGAGTATACGTTCCGGCTGACATTTACGTACGGTACCGACGGCTGCGCGGCGACGACGTGGTGTTTGTCTGTGGCTCGGACGAGCACGGCGTTCCCATTACCATTCGCGCTCAGAAAGAGGGCGTAACGCCGCAGCAAATCGCCGACAAATACGACGGCATCATCCGCAATGCGTTTCAGGAGTTCGGCATCGCGTTCGACATCTACGCGCGCACGTCCAACCCCGTGCACCACGAAACCGCCGCTGAGTTTTTCAAAACGCTCTACGACAAAGGCGAGTTTGTTGAACAGGCATCTGAGCAGTTTTATGACGAAGAAGCGGGGCAGTTCCTGGCCGATCGCTATATCCAGGGGATTTGCCCGGTTTGTAGTTTCGACCGTGCTTATGGTGATCAATGCGAAAATTGCGGCTCGACGCTCAGCCCGTCAGAACTGAAGGAACCACGCTCGATGCTCAGCGGCTCCAAGCCCGTGCTGAAAACCACCCGCCACTGGTACCTGCCCCTCGACAAGTACGAGCCCTGGCTGCGGGAGTGGATTCTGGAAGGCCACAAAGAGTGGAAGCCCAACGTTTATGGACAGTGCAAGTCGTGGCTGGACGGTGGCCTGCAACCACGTGCCATGACGCGCGACCTCGACTGGGGTGTAAAAGTGCCGCTTCCCAACACAGAGGGGAAAGTATTGTACGTCTGGTTCGATGCGCCGATCGGCTACGTTTCAGCGACGAAAGAATGGGCCGCGCGCGAAGGCGTCGACTGGAAACCTTACTGGCAGTCGGATTCGACGAAGCTGGTCCACTTCATCGGGAAGGACAACATCGTTTTCCACTGCATCATCTTCCCGGCCATTCTGCACGCCCACGGAGATTATATTCTGCCCGATAATGTGCCGGCCAATGAGTTTCTGAACCTGGAAGGCGAAAAGATTTCGACTTCGCGCAACTGGGCGGTCTGGCTACACGAATACCTGGAAGACTTCCCGGATAAGCAAGACGTATTGCGCTACATGCTGTGCGCCACAGCTCCCGAAACGAAAGACAACGACTTTACCTGGAAAGAATTTCAGGCCCGCAACAACAACGAGTTGGTGGCCGTTCTTGGCAACTTCGTGAACCGCGCGCTGGTGCTTACCCATAAGTACTTTGAAGGGAAAGTGCCTCCCCGGGGCCAACTGTTTGAAGTCGATACGGAAGCCATCGACGAATTAAAAACCTTTCCCTCGCGCATCGCTACTTCGCTAGAAGGCTATCGCTTCCGCGAAGCCATGCAAACGTTTATGGATCTTGCACGACTGGGCAACAAGTACCTGGCTGACACGGAGCCGTGGCAGGTTATTAAAACCAACAAAGAGCGGACCGGGACGATTCTCAACATCGGGTTGCAGATCGCCGCGAACCTGGCGGTACTGGGTGCGCCCCTACTGCCCTTCACGGCCGAAAAAATCAATGCACTGCTGAACCTGTCAGTGCTGACGTGGCAACAGGGCGGCAGCGCCGATCTATTGGCAGCAGGTGCTACGCTGGAAAAACCTACTCTGCTCTTCACTAAGATTGAAGACGAGGCGATCGAACAGCAATTGCAAAAGTTGAACGCCACCCGGCGCGCCAACACGCCTCCCTCCACGCTGGCGGCGGCTCCTCCGGTATCGGAGCCTGGCCCGGCGGGTCGGGACGGTAAGCCCCTGGACCCCGCGCGCCCGGAAATTGTCTATGACGACTTCGCAAAGCTTGACGTGCGGGTTGCGACCATTCTGGCCGCAGAACGGGTTCCTAAAACGGACAAGCTCATGAAACTGACACTGGATACAGGTCTTGACCAACGGACTGTTGTCAGTGGCATTGCAGAGTATCACCAACCCGAGGCTATCATTGGCAAGCAGGTGTGCGTACTGGTCAATTTGGCCCCGCGTAAGCTCAAAGGCATCGAGTCGCAGGGTATGATCCTGATGGCTGAAGATTCGGACGGACGTCTGGTGTTTGTTGCGCCTGATCAGTCTGTCGCGCCCGGCAGTGGGGTGAGCTAA